One Salminus brasiliensis chromosome 5, fSalBra1.hap2, whole genome shotgun sequence DNA segment encodes these proteins:
- the LOC140556614 gene encoding serine/threonine-protein kinase pim-1-like, whose translation MEQRSKHTDGGGRKRKRTEVEFSRSVLVGTSPVPDTEASTRKKRKGTVNRPTKPDTFDDLYIFGRKLGEGSFGTVFAGTRLSDLLQVAIKFVPKQEGDLYVQSPDDSKSVPAEVALMQTLSEPPVSNIIKLIDWFDEPERYILILERPHPCMDLDAFIDNFGGSITEDMARNLMVQAVGAAKKCHKRGVLHRDIKTENFLINTDTSELKLIDFGCGDWVRKAGHTDYAGTLEYWPPEFLLKRRYHARPATVWSLGVLLFRMVCGFLPFRNGLDILEGPLCFEDGLSSGCGKRILWWPAETDHNNIRG comes from the exons ATGGAGCAGCGCTCTAAACATACAG ATGGTGgtggaagaaaaaggaaaaggacagaGGTGGAATTCAGCCGCAGTGTTCTGGTAGGAACGAGTCCAGTTCCTGATACTGAAGCCTCTAccaggaagaagaggaaaggGACCGTAAACCGTCCCACCAAGCCAG ATACCTTTgatgatttatatatttttggaaggAAACTGGGCGAAGGAAGCTTTGGAACAGTCTTCGCGGGAACACGTCTCTCCGATCTCCTACAG GTGGCCATTAAATTTGTCCcaaaacaggaaggtgatcTATACGTCCAAAGT CCTGATGACTCCAAGTCCGTCCCTGCTGAAGTGGCTCTCATGCAGACGTTGAGTGAGCCACCCGTTAGCAATATTATAAAGCTCATCGACTGGTTTGATGAGCCTGAGCGCTACATTTTAATCCTTGAGCGTCCTCACCCCTGCATGGACTTGGATGCCTTCATTGACAACTTCGGAGGTTCCATCACTGAAGACATGGCCAGAAACTTAATGGTCCAGGCAGTTGGGGCGGCAAAAAAATGCCACAAGCGAGGTGTCCTGCACCGGGATATCAAAACAGAGAACTTCCTCATCAACACGGACACCTCGGAGCTAAAGCTCATTGATTTTGGCTGTGGTGACTGGGTCAGGAAGGCTGGACATACTGATTATGCAG GCACCTTGGAATACTGGCCTCCAGAATTCCTCCTAAAGCGGAGGTACCACGCCAGGCCTGCAACAGTGTGGTCATTAGGAGTCCTTCTGTTCAGGATGGTATGTGGATTCCTGCCCTTTAGAAACGGCCTGGATATCCTCGAGGGACCTCTGTGCTTTGAGGACGGCCTATCCAGTG GCTGTGGAAAGAGAATCCTGTGGTGGCCTGCTGAGACAGATCACAACAACATTAGGGGATAA
- the LOC140556613 gene encoding testis-specific serine/threonine-protein kinase 6-like, producing the protein MSRNRNTYKRLIIPIQIPLPSVCRENMETDDILTFFGYDVLSVIGEGTFGTVKLASSERHPNQVAIKIMDYEAQSQELAILRRVKHPHIIQVHEIIEMQERVYIVMEAAATDLLHHIVETGPIPTDQAKTWFSQLLSAVDFLHQQNIVHRDLKLNNVLLTFDGQIKLADFGLGCFSRGFPDLCKTLCGNPYYCAPEINMRQRYDPKKSDVWSLGVIYYAMVTASLPFYDSMKAMIPILQRRSLEYPEEVAVEEPCKAFISYMLQKDPVTRPSVKEVARHPWLKSRVIGRFLVVPVDEEDGGSCSHQEVLPLQEDDCSGAGSVEVVREKIGCFSCASLKKAAQTYVAAPILRASRALQRRIRKFFKRTSMVHDFSSSSQQGARHSAASTEAPASSCSEQRREDGTPGILLHEPVVETEAVEAQPTMRLGNRRLRFPKFNILKKTNRVHPL; encoded by the exons ATGTCACGGAATCGGAACACCTATAAAAGG CTTATTATTCCAATTCAAATACCTCTACCTTCTGTTTGCAGGGAAAACATGGAAACTGATGACATTCTGACATTTTTTGGGTACGACGTGTTGAGCGTCATCGGTGAAGGGACTTTCGGCACAGTTAAGCTGGCCTCATCTGAAAGGCACCCAAACCAGGTGGCCATCAAAATAATGGACTACGAGGCACAATCCCAGGAACTCGCCATTCTCAGAAGAGTAAAGCACCCTCACATCATTCAGGTGCATGAAATTATTGAGATGCAGGAACGTGTGTAcattgtgatggaggctgctgcCACGGATCTCCTTCATCATATCGTTGAGACTGGCCCCATCCCCACTGACCAGGCCAAAACGTGGTTCTCCCAGCTTCTCAGCGCGGTGGACTTCCTGCACCAGCAGAACATTGTCCATCGAGACCTCAAATTAAATAATGTTCTGCTGACCTTTGATGGTCAAATCAAACTGGCCGACTTTGGATTAGGATGCTTCTCAAGAGGCTTCCCTGACCTATGCAAGACATTGTGTGGAAATCCTTACTACTGCGCACCTGAGATAAACATGCGTCAGAGGTATGATCCAAAGAAGAGCGATGTGTGGAGCCTCGGTGTGATTTATTATGCCATGGTTACTGCGTCCTTGCCCTTCTACGACTCTATGAAGGCTATGATCCCAATTCTCCAGCGGAGATCCTTGGAGTATCCAGAGGAGGTTGCAGTGGAGGAACCCTGCAAAGCCTTCATCTCCTACATGCTGCAGAAAGATCCTGTCACTCGGCCTTCAGTGAAAGAGGTGGCTCGGCACCCCTGGCTAAAATCAAG AGTTATCGGCAGGTTTTTAGTGGTACCTGTTGATGAAGAGGATGGGGGAAGCTGCTCTCATCAAGAGGTCCTCCCGCTCCAGGAGGACGACTGCAGTGGAGCTGGAAGCGTAGAGGTCGTGAGGGAGAAGATTGGCTGCTTCAGCTGTGCTTCACTTAAGAAGGCAGCTCAAACCTATGTTGCAGCACCGATCCTCAGAGCTTCTCGAGCACTTCAAAGAAGAATTAGGAAGTTCTTCAAAAGGACGTCCATGGTGCACGACTTCTCCTCGTCTTCTCAGCAGGGTGCTCGTCATTCTGCTGCCTCTACAGAAGCTCCTGCTTCTTCATGTTCTGAGCAGAGACGCGAGGATGGGACTCCAGGTATCTTGCTCCATGAACCAGTGGTAGAGACGGAAGCTGTGGAGGCACAGCCAACAATGAGGCTGGGAAACAGGAGGCTGAGATTCCCCAAGTTTAAT atcctgaagaagacgAACAGGGTTCACCCCCTGTAG
- the LOC140556612 gene encoding serine/threonine-protein kinase pim-1-like yields the protein MAPGNDNLLAGSGSEGNVPLHGLVEEAEPVVPQPTVMQETRSPSGGFRSFDGKDPSQDGGGRKRKRTEVESSRSVLVGTSPVPDTEASTRKKRKGTVNRPKDTTHGQTKATKPDTFDDLYIFGRKLGEGGFGTVFAGTRLSDLLQVAIKFVPKQEGDLYVQSPADSKSVPAEVALMQTMSEPPVSNIIKLIDWFDEPERYILILERPHPCMDLDAFIDNFGGSITEDMARNLMVQAVGVAKKCHKRGVLHRDIKTENFLINTDTSELKLIDFGCGDWVRKAGHTDYAGTLEYWPPEFLLKRRYHARPATVWSLGVLLFRMVCGFLPFRNGLDILEGLLCFEDGLSSECCNLISWCLQYKPSRRPTFQQILQHIHTALIQGLIASFSHVTLISHS from the exons ATGGCTCCTGGTAACGATAACCTTCTGGCTGGATCCGGCTCTGAAGGGAATGTCCCACTCCATGGGCTGGTAGAGGAAGCAGAACCTGTTGTCCCTcagcccacagtgatgcaggaaaccaggagccCTTCAGGAGGCTTCAGGAGTTTTGATGGGAAGGATCCATCTCAGG ATGGTGgtggaagaaaaaggaaaaggacagaGGTGGAATCCAGCCGCAGTGTTCTGGTAGGAACGAGTCCAGTTCCTGATACTGAAGCCTCTAccaggaagaagaggaaaggGACCGTAAACCGTCCCAAGGATACAACTCATGGACAGACGAAGGCCACCAAGCCAG ATACCTTTgatgatttatatatttttggaaggAAACTGGGCGAAGGAGGCTTTGGAACAGTCTTCGCGGGAACACGTCTCTCCGATCTCCTACAG GTGGCCATTAAATTTGTCCcaaaacaggaaggtgatcTATACGTCCAAAGT CCTGCTGACTCCAAGTCCGTGCCTGCTGAAGTGGCTCTCATGCAGACGATGAGTGAGCCACCCGTTAGCAATATTATAAAGCTCATCGACTGGTTTGATGAGCCTGAGCGCTACATTTTAATCCTTGAGCGTCCTCACCCCTGCATGGACTTGGATGCCTTCATTGACAACTTCGGAGGTTCCATCACTGAAGACATGGCCAGAAACTTAATGGTCCAGGCAGTTGGGGTGGCAAAAAAATGCCACAAGCGAGGTGTCCTGCACCGGGACATCAAAACAGAGAACTTCCTCATCAACACGGACACCTCAGAGCTAAAGCTCATTGATTTTGGCTGTGGTGACTGGGTCAGGAAGGCTGGACATACTGATTATGCAG GCACCTTGGAATACTGGCCTCCAGAATTCCTCCTAAAGCGGAGGTACCACGCCAGGCCTGCAACAGTGTGGTCGTTAGGAGTCCTTCTGTTCAGGATGGTATGTGGATTCCTGCCCTTTAGAAACGGCCTGGATATCCTCGAGGGACTTCTGTGCTTTGAGGACGGCCTATCCAGTG AATGCTGCAATCTGATTAGCTGGTGCCTGCAGTACAAACCATCCAGGAGGCCTACTTTTCAGCAGATCTTGCAGCACA